A genomic segment from Montipora foliosa isolate CH-2021 chromosome 9, ASM3666993v2, whole genome shotgun sequence encodes:
- the LOC137970205 gene encoding L-xylulose reductase-like, translated as MEISFKGKRALVTGAGKGIGRSTAKMLAKCGAEVIALSRTQEDLDSLKEEEPAIQTVCLDLWDIGAAVKKIDSLGDINLLVNNAGISILGPFEDAKPDDFDKIFSVNVKAPLFIAQAVAKKMIAGHYGGAIVNVSSQASQRALKDHTLYCSTKAALDMLTKSMALELGPHQIRVNAVNPTVVLTKMGKLGWSDPSKAKPMLDQIPLGRFAEVEEVVDAILYLLSDKASMINGAVLPVDGGFLAR; from the exons ATGGAAATAAGTTTCAAGGGAAAGCGCGCTTTGGTCACTGGAGCTGGTAAAG GAATAGGACGTAGCACGGCGAAAATGTTAGCAAAGTGCGGGGCAGAGGTCATTGCTTTGTCGCGCACCCAAGAGGACTTGGACAGCTTGAAAGAAGAG GAACCTGCAATTCAAACTGTTTGTTTGGATTTGTGGGACATTGGTGCGGCAGTGAAGAAAATAGACAGCCTGGGTGATATTAATCTCCTTGTCAACAATGCAGGGATTTCCATACTTGGTCCCTTTGAAGATGCAAAGCCAGATGATTTTGACAA GATCTTTTCAGTGAATGTAAAAGCACCTTTGTTTATTGCACAG GCTGTGGCCAAAAAGATGATTGCTGGACACTATGGGGGAGCAATAGTTAATGTTTCCAGCCAAGCTTCACAAAGGGCTTTGAAAGACCACACTTTGTATT GTTCTACAAAGGCAGCACTGGATATGCTTACGAAATCTATGGCCTTAGAGCTAGGCCCTCATCAG ATTAGAGTGAATGCAGTCAACCCAACTGTTGTCTTGACTAAAATGGGAAAGTTAGGATGGTCAGATCCTTCTAAGGCAAAACCAATGCTTGATCAAATACCACTTGGAAGATTTGCAG AGGTGGAGGAAGTTGTTGATGCCATTCTTTACCTATTGAGTGACAAAGCCAGTATGATAAATGGAGCCGTTCTACCTGTTGATGGAGGATTTCTTGCCCGATAG